Sequence from the Clostridium botulinum genome:
ATGCTGCTATTTGTTCCTTACGTGATTCTTCTAACTTCCATTGTTTATTAAGTGAATTGTTTAATTCTGATTTCATTTTATCTAAAGCGAGTATCACTTCATTAATTTCAATTATATTTGATTCTTCTGTTTTAAAACATAAATTTTCCATCTGTATATTTTCAGTAACATCCTTTAACACTTTCATTTCTTTAGATACTCTTTTACTAAAGCGTTTAGATAATATTATTACGCCTAATATGAATGTACTAATAAATAAAAATGCTTCACAATTTTCAGCATTCGGAAAATATTTACGTAAAATTGAATTAGAAAACTGAGCTGTTAATTTATATCCTACAGCACAAATTTCATTATCTCTTGGTATTATCTTATAATAATTATTATCATAACTAGTTCTATCATTTTTAATCATTTTCCATATTCCTAGGGAATTTTCTTCTGATACATTACCACTAAGCATTTTTCCGCTTAAATTATATATTACATAGTTGCATTCTTCTGGTATAAACTCTGATACTTCATCTGTCACCATAATTTGGTTTCTGTTTTTTTCGACTATTTGTTCATAATAATTAGCAGGTAAAATTACTCCACTTCTAAGTCCCATAATAAATAAAAATAAGATTATTATAATTTGAAGAATTGTAACTATACAAAATGTAGCTATATACATAGCAAATATCTTAGCTATGCTTTTTTGTTTCTTTAGTCTTTCCACTTGTAACCAATCCCCCAAACTGTTTCTATTGTGTTTATACCTATTTTCTTAAGCTTACTTCTTATATTTTTAATATGCTCTACAATAGCTGTTGTATCACTATGACCATCAAATCCAAAAATACTTTCATAAATTTGCTCTTTTGAAAACACTTGTCCATGATTTAATGCTAAATATTCACATATATTATATTCACTTTTGGTAAACGGAACTAATTCATCATCATGATATACTTCCTTTGCATTTATATAAAATTTAAGTTCAGAAATATAAAAGGCATTTTGCTTTTCTCTGCATTCTCTTCTTAAATGTGCATTTACTCTTGCTCTTAGTTCGCTTATTCCAAAGGGTTTGGTTATATAATCATCTCCGCCAAAACTAAGCCCCTTAACTATATCTTCTTCCATAGTCTTTGCTGTTAAAAATAAAATAGGACAATCTACTAAATTCCTTATTTCACTGCATAGAGTGAATCCATCTATCTCTGGCATCATTACATCTAATAGTATTAAATCATATTTAGTGTATTGATTATATGATATTTTATTAGCATTAGAAACAGTAGTTACTATATGTCCTTCTTTTTCTAATGCAACTTTTATAATATTTAATATTCCTATTTCATCATCTATAGCTAAAATAGTAGCCAATTTTATTCCTCCAAACTTCTTAAATTCTTAAACATACTTTGTGCCTTCATAAAATTTAAACCAAACACCAAAAAGTATTCCTAATAAAATAGTTAATACAATACTATTTTGAGTTCCAAAATAAATACTTGCAAGCTCATTAGGTTTAATTCCTAAGTTTAGCCAATGTACAGTAAAATAATCAGAAAATCTTACACCCCATGAACATGGTATCCACTTCCATAAAACATCACCAAGTCCTGTAAGCATTAGTGCTGAAGTTAAACTTTCAAATATGCCTATTCCAATAGATCCACCATTTCCTAATACAAAACTTACCCATAAATGAAATAGATAAAGAAAAATTTGACTTCCAAATATAATTACAGTTTGATAAATATAAAAATTTAAAGTTAGTGTATTTTGTTTTAAA
This genomic interval carries:
- a CDS encoding sensor histidine kinase → MERLKKQKSIAKIFAMYIATFCIVTILQIIIILFLFIMGLRSGVILPANYYEQIVEKNRNQIMVTDEVSEFIPEECNYVIYNLSGKMLSGNVSEENSLGIWKMIKNDRTSYDNNYYKIIPRDNEICAVGYKLTAQFSNSILRKYFPNAENCEAFLFISTFILGVIILSKRFSKRVSKEMKVLKDVTENIQMENLCFKTEESNIIEINEVILALDKMKSELNNSLNKQWKLEESRKEQIAALAHDIKTPLTIIKGNAELLNELNLNSDQVIFNENILGEVKNMEYYIKSLIEIMKSEKEVMLKKENVNLKIFINEIIEQGILLIKDKQIKLTNEVKTNIEIINVDRVSLKRAIINIITNAIDYCPVKGEILFSVDSDNEYISFAIEDNGRGFTNEELDSATEQFYQGDKSRNSKNHYGMGLYITRNIIKKHGGNLILENLKEMGGAKVVIKLPL
- a CDS encoding response regulator transcription factor; translation: MATILAIDDEIGILNIIKVALEKEGHIVTTVSNANKISYNQYTKYDLILLDVMMPEIDGFTLCSEIRNLVDCPILFLTAKTMEEDIVKGLSFGGDDYITKPFGISELRARVNAHLRRECREKQNAFYISELKFYINAKEVYHDDELVPFTKSEYNICEYLALNHGQVFSKEQIYESIFGFDGHSDTTAIVEHIKNIRSKLKKIGINTIETVWGIGYKWKD
- a CDS encoding lantibiotic immunity ABC transporter MutG family permease subunit gives rise to the protein MNTILRLMKADFIKLKRTSFYWIHICVPVIGIFIFLWYFSFSLLSSTSKVQAYLEAISLTFPLIIGIVTSMVVEQESMAGGFKEILGTEYGKGTCLISKVLVLLCTGFLSTILAIGIFFIGFQYVLKQNTLTLNFYIYQTVIIFGSQIFLYLFHLWVSFVLGNGGSIGIGIFESLTSALMLTGLGDVLWKWIPCSWGVRFSDYFTVHWLNLGIKPNELASIYFGTQNSIVLTILLGILFGVWFKFYEGTKYV